aaaaaaaaaatcgaggaaatcttttatttttgttagaatCCTCAAAATAAAGTTTTAACGATGGATTATTCTAATGGTAACcctcaaatatgttttttacattttgtattttatatttagttcaCAATTATCATAGTACTTAAATATAAGCATtacactttaaaattttataatatatacacacTCTAAAAATATACCTGATTATTAATATCattacatgaattttaatttgtgTAATATCATGTATTTTTGTAATCTTTATTTTCATGTAATATCTTTATTGGTGTTATTGTAATCAATCATTTGTGTTATATTAGTCGATGTATTATTATTGCAATTAAGTGGTGGTAGTCTAGTGACCATTGTTTGGGGTTTGATGTATGTCCACATCGGTTTTCGGTTCGATTTCCCCTGAAAACTAAATTATCACCACTTTGCCAGTTTGGACTTCGGTCCAAGTGATTTACATGGTGAACCATAACAGATGATCGGTTCACCTCCTGACATTAATAGGAAGGTATTCCAAACTCGGGTCAGACGGTGTGGTATGCTTTCGGACTAGTCCACTCTGTAGCACTAAGTGCGTTCCTCCTGGGGCCGACCTGATCAGTCGATagggtttatcaaaaaaaaaatgtattattattgttgtgtgaaataaatattcttattttaaatgatattattgTACATCAATAATtctaattttagtttaaatatatttacataggttatttaataataatatgtataatatgaatatgtaaatgaaatataattataaagatTAAAGttgtaaaagtaaaaattagtacatttatatgtaaatagtGCTCTGAGGgtacaatagtttttttttttttttttgctaaaagtgAGGGTACAATAGTTTGTTGGAGAGGAAAGATGTTGAAGACTTGAAGGCATGTCACCAAGTTTCCATGCATTCATTCGTGAGAAAAAATGTTTCCATACATTCCTTTTTCTCCATATATATACTTGTCATTtgaatgacatatatatatagattttcgGTTACAAGGggttttatttcattttgttcatttatataaattatacatgATAACATCTCATTGCGACTAAAGGAGAAAATTGAAGAGAAGTATTATTATTGAAATATGCGCTTCCTCTTTCCTTCAAGAGAAGTAACTAACAAGTAACAACTAAAGCTTTTGGATATGTGTAGATGGACGAAAAAAgtatgtgtagattttgatagAGGAGAAATCTAGTAGCGAGGTCTGAAGATCAACTGGTAGTCTAATAggtacataaatttatattatttgagacGTATCCTATTTGTGCACAAACTAATGTCAAATCTTGTCTGCTTTCATGATTATTAGACATTCTACAAGGTATATGAATCATCGAACTTTTCTTGTAATAAACTTATAATCTGCTAAATAAGCACAAACTGTTGTTTCTAAAATTGTAAACGATGATAAAACAATTAAAGTAAGTTAGAAAAAGGTAAACAAAAACCGTAGGAGACGatgataaaacaattaaaataagtTAGAAAAAGGTAAAGAAAAACCGTAGGAGACGATGACATTAAAAGTAGCAGCACGCTATTGCTAATCTTTACCCTTTTTTATCGGTTGTCAAATAATTAATATGCGCATggataaaataattaacaagACAAAATCGTAGTGTTCCAATTAATTTGGTCTTTCTGAAAATTTTCAATATGGTGATCATCAGAAACAATTACTCTATTATAAATTTGGTAGAATATAtagtaaatattaaaacatattctactgaagatttaaaaaaaatgaagtcaacttttagatttttattttatttttaaatttaaaaatatttcacataTATTAGATTAGTTAGTTTAGTTTAGTGATAAACTTATAAGTCATGTTATAATTAACAATTCACTACGTCTATTCATATGTTCATTTAAGTTAATATTAGTTATCAAGTGGTGGTAGCCTAGTGGTAATTTTTTGGTGCTTGGTGTGTATCCACATCAGTTCTGAGTTCGATTTTCCCTGAAAACTAAATTATCACTATTTGGCCAGTTTAGGCTTGGACTTCGGCCCAAGTGGTTTATATGGTGGGCCATAACAGATGATTGGTCCACCCTCTGACATTAGTCGGAAAGTATTCCAAACTCGGGTTAGGCAATGTGGTACGTTTTCGGACTAATCCACTCTATAGCAGTAAGTGCGTTCCTCCCGGTGCCGACCGGATCAGCCGAtagggtttataaaaaaaaagttaatattaatttagtgataAACATATAAgacatgttataaatatatattttcgagaaatataaataacaacGGGAAAAGTAACGTCGTGACGGAGAAACtgcaaaaggaaaaaagaaaagataaaaaagaagTAAGTAACCGTTGTAAAAATTCATTCATTGGCTGATTCTTTACGTCTGACCTCTCTCCGCTCGTCTATTCATACGTTCTGCTTCTGCTTCTACCCCAAATCCCCACTCGCTCTTCCCCTCACGCGAATTCCACCCTCTCCTACCTGAGAACTTTGTTACACGCGCTGAGTTTCGCGAGTAAAGAAGCATTTTCCACGGTGGAAATAATAAATCggggttattttatttttgttttttccggAGTTagtttctctaattttttttgttcattttaatCCTCATCCCCTAAACCCTTTCACGAAAACGGATTATAAATTTAAAGATCCATTCTTGCTTCTCTCCGcaagtttcttctttttctgtttctcCATCGACAATAAATATTCGTGCGAGAGGGATTTTCAACCTACAGAAAAAAGGCAGAAAGCTGGGTCAACGACGTTTTGACCGGGTAATACAACAAAAGTACAAGGGTAAAATCGTCATTTAAAACACTCGCATACGTATGTACCGCATGGAGAAGAGAGATACAACTCAACCACTCTGTATATTTATAAGCCTCAAGAGATAAACGCAAatgagatagagagagataagGGGATCAGAAGCgttagatagatagatagagagagatttGTAATCCTTCAGACACACACAGAAAGAAGATTATGTTGCCCGTAAGAAAAACCAAAAGAGCTTTTTACTCCGCCGATGCTGGAGACGGCGTTTTTACGCCGGGAAAGAAACGACGAAGATGTCTTTCTTCTCCTGCGTCGGTATCTAAAGCCGGACCAGATTTGTTAGATACAATCCCAGACGATCTTGTTGTTTCTATCCTTCGTAGGCTTGCCTCTACATCTCGATGTCCTGCTGATTTCATCAACGTTTTAATGACGTAAGCTTTCcggttaatatattttcatttttcggACAAAGCTCTGTTTTGTCTTAATGATAACTGGTTTTGCGTAACAGATGTAAGAGATTAAAGAGTTTAGCTACGAGTCCTCTTGTTCTGTCGAGATTGTCTCGGAAAGCGATTGCCGTAAAGGCTCAGAATTGGTCGGAAGACGCTCACCGGTTTCTCAAACGCTGCGTCGACGCCGGAAGCCTCGAAGCTTGCTACACTCTCGGCATGGTTAGTTTGAAAATTAgatctttttaattttacttaaaagttaaaacgttttttatttGTTGGTTTAACGTTTTGTCTTGTTTTCTACTTTTGGTACAGATTCGGTTTTACTGTCTGCAAAACAGAGGAAACGGCGCGTCCCTTATGGCTAAAGCCGCGATTAGCTCCTACGCGCCGGCTTTATACTCTTTGGCCGTGATTCAGTTCAACGGAAGCGGCGGCTCCAAGAACGACAAAGATCTTCGAGCCGGCGTGGCTTTGTGCGCGCGTGCGGCTTTCTTGGGACACGTCGACGCGCTGCGTGAGCTCGGTCACTGTCTCCAAGACGGTTACGGTGTTCCGCAGAACGTCTCCGAAGGTCGGAGATTCCTCGTTCAAGCCAACGCTCGTGAGCTCGCCGCCGTCTTATCCTCCGGGAACGAAGCTTGCTCGTGGCTCACTTTGTCGCAGCCTCAAGCTCCTAACCAAATCCGTGGTTGTCCGTTGCTGAGTGATTTCGGATGTAATGTCCCGGCGCCGGAGATACACCCGGCGAATCGGTTTTTAGCGGATTGGTTCGCCGTGCGCGGCGGAGATGCTCCCGGAGATGGATTGAGGTTGTGTTCTCACGGCGGATGTGGACGGCCGGAGACGAGGAAACATGAGTTTAGGAGGTGTTCTGTCTGTGGCGTTGTGAATTACTGTTCACGCGCTTGTCAAGCTCTCGATTGGAAACTCCGGCATAAGATTGATTGTGCTCCGGTGGAACAAGATGCAGCCGGTGGTGACGGAGAAGGTAACGTTCAGGTTGAGGGAAACGGTAACGGTGATAACGTATTGGTGCCCATGAGTTAACGGTGAACAAGTAACGGCTGCTTTAATTAGACGCGAGAAGATGAGAGGTAAACGAAGCTTTGTTTTAGTTTcgttttttgtttgattagtGGAAAGATTAGGATTAAAATATTACCAACGGTTAGATGTGGCGTTAAAGAGTAAATTGTTGTATTCTAATCGATTGTAAAGATGAGTATCAATGAACGGCTAGAATGctttttcctaattttttttgttaagagttttaatttatttagttaataCTTTTCTTCGTTTCCAAAATTGAGTGAAAATATCTCTCGTTGAATCGTTGAACATATGAAAGATATTTCCTTACCTATGCAGATAACacaataaataaaagaacagTCTACTAAAATACGATATGAATGCTAGATCATTTCATTAACATGCAAACATGAACACAGAGCGAAGATTTGGAAAGATAATAAGGTCTAACACCAATTGTGATATTTGAAAAATCATGATCAGCATCAGCAGCCTCCTATTTTGGCATGCATTTCTTACGGTTATagctattatatatttactacatAATCTGGCATGTCTTAGGCTGACCCATTTGGAATCCAGTTGTTAGGTTAGACTTCGGTTTATCAGGTACCAAATAAACCCGGTCATCAATCGGTTAGTCTGGACCGGGGCATAAGACACTTGTAGCAATGCAAACTCTATACACCACATATCCCCCGATTACGCTTAGATTTTTACTCTCATTTTATTTGTGAAaaccatatttttatattctgtCTTCATTAGAAAATATGTAAACTCTTTTTATTCATTGATCACTGTTCTCCGGCATAGAAGAAACAGCGTTTTTCAGACTTTTGATCGAATCTCATGTTCTTGTTATACTGAACGTTGCATCGTTTCATAAGGCATAGTATCGAATTTTCTCATCATGTTTATTATTTTGCATGAGATTTGTCACCTAGTGTTCAAACCTGATTTATACTGTTTTCCGCAATGtctgagagtttttttttgcagtcaatatatatattatattaggaTAGAGCAAAGTTTTCAGGAAATTGTAGAATGTAATTTTACATTGTGGCGTCCCACAAAAATTGTTTCACATCAAAGGCAAATAATAACTTATTAGCAATACCGATAGATTCTGGCGATTGGTACTTAATGTGGCGATAGTAAATAAGCACACATGCATCTGTCCCACTCAAATTTGAGCAATGTGACATGACGGAACGGACGATATATAGCAAACTCTGAAagcaaaaatagaaacaaaaatagaataattcaaAAGTAAACATGTATAACTGAGAAAAACTATAGTGAATATAGGTATGAGAGTTGAAAGTATACCCCCATATGTTCATCGTAAAGAAGGGTATACTTCCTTCCATATAATGGATATGCTTTCCAAGACCGTTGTTTCTCggattgttgttttatataGTAATGATTCGTTACCAATATCTATTAAAACTGTCTTCAAATCTAAAACAATTATGGGTCAAAAGAAGTTTCATTATAGGATCCTAATGATTTGTTTGGAAGTATCACAATGATACTGTTTGTATATTGCTTGGGTATCTTAAGACCAAAGTTAATGTATGGTTTCCTTAAGAGATTCTTCAATCATAGTATGTCTTATCTATAATACTAGGTGATACCATGTGTTGTACTCGCGgtataattttaaacttttgTATTGTTACatggtaaaatatttttaaaatatatagaactctatcaaatttcaaaaaaaattaatatataatcgTGATCCATGTCGGTGTGATAGTGAAGCCCTTCCTAATTCCCCCTATGATATGTTGTCAGAACATTGGATTCTGAATTCAATAAATCGAGTTCAAGATCACTattattattgataaaaaaagagtgaaatgatccattatttttcttcttctgatgaACTGGCGGATTTTCTTTTGATAGTCGGCATTTCGAGGTGATAAACATACTACATTACTACTAGTGAGAAAAAAACTACTGATGAGGAACACTTTGAGTCTTTGAGAGCACACCTAATTCAA
This Brassica napus cultivar Da-Ae chromosome C6, Da-Ae, whole genome shotgun sequence DNA region includes the following protein-coding sequences:
- the LOC106402544 gene encoding F-box protein At1g67340-like, which gives rise to MLPVRKTKRAFYSADAGDGVFTPGKKRRRCLSSPASVSKAGPDLLDTIPDDLVVSILRRLASTSRCPADFINVLMTCKRLKSLATSPLVLSRLSRKAIAVKAQNWSEDAHRFLKRCVDAGSLEACYTLGMIRFYCLQNRGNGASLMAKAAISSYAPALYSLAVIQFNGSGGSKNDKDLRAGVALCARAAFLGHVDALRELGHCLQDGYGVPQNVSEGRRFLVQANARELAAVLSSGNEACSWLTLSQPQAPNQIRGCPLLSDFGCNVPAPEIHPANRFLADWFAVRGGDAPGDGLRLCSHGGCGRPETRKHEFRRCSVCGVVNYCSRACQALDWKLRHKIDCAPVEQDAAGGDGEGNVQVEGNGNGDNVLVPMS